One Burkholderiales bacterium genomic window, TGGGCTCGTCGCCCGTGCGCGAATCTGCTCGAAACCCGGCTCGCCATCATCGCGCGCCCTAATGACAAATCTGGGTTTAAGCGCCGCTTGGGGGAGGGGTGAAATCAGTCCTTTGCCATCCTCTGCGAGAGGGGGGCTGCGTTTCCGCTGGCGCCGGTGACGGCCCATGACGGCCAGGGGTGGGCCTTCCCGCGCCGGCTTTGGGCGGTTTTGGCCTCGCCGGGTGCGGATCTCCCGGGCGGATAGAAACGTCCCATGCGATAAGCATTTCATTATATCGTGAAGTATGAATGTTAAGTCGTTCATCCAAAAAGGGTTTTTGCGCGTTTCCCCCTTGCGGCATTTTGTCGCGGCGTGCTAAGGTAGCGCCCAAAACAAAGACGGTGGCAAAAAACCGTCGCGGGCCCAACGACCAAGAAGGCAGCCGCCAAGGATGGAAGGCACACAGCTTGCAACCGGCGCAGATCGCACCGTTCTGGTGCGGCCCAACTGCTCTCTCTCCCCCCTTGGTCGCCGGTGTTTCCTCTTTCTCATCGCGGGTGTCACTTTCGCCGTCGCGGCGGGTTTCGCCTGGTTCGGCGCCTGGCCGGTGCTGCCCTTTGCGGGCCTCGAGGTCGGCGTGCTCGCCTGGGCCTTCCGCGAGGTGGAGCGCCACGCCGACGACTACGAAAAGATCAGCTTCTTGGGCGACCGTGTCCTGGTGGAACGGCGGGACGGCGGGCGCGTTTTCCGCCATCAGTTCAACCGTCACTGGGCCAGGCTCCTGCCGGATGGCGGCGCGCTGAAGCTGCGCTCCCATGGCCGGGAGGTGGAGCTGGGTCGCCGGCTTGCGCCAGAGGTGCGGCAAAGCCTGCTCGTGGAACTGCGAAAACATTTCAACAACTGACGATAACCTGAGGGGGAAGGCAATGACGAGGAAGTCTCGGGGTCTGGCGGTGCGCCTTTTTACCGCATTCATGACCTTAAGCGCCGCGGCGGCGGCTTGGGCGGCCGAATCCAAATACAACCTGCCCACGCCGCAAAGCCAGGTGGCAAGGGAGATCTACGACCTGCACCTGCTCATCCTGTGGGTGTGTGTGGGCATCTTCATCGTGGTCTTCGGCGCCATGTTCTATTCCCTCTGGAAACACCGCAAAGCGGCGGGCCACCAGGCTGCCCACTTCCATGAGAACACCAAGCTGGAGGTGGTGTGGACCATCATTCCCTTCATCATCCTGGTGGGCATGGCCATTCCCTCCACGAAGACGGTGCTCAACATGCGGGATGCCAGCAGCCCCGACATGACCATCAAGGTGACCGGCTACCAGTGGAAGTGGGAGTATGAATATCCCGTCGAGGGCATCCGTTTCCTTTCCACCCTGGCCACACCCCGGGAGCAGATCACCAATCAGGCGGCGAAGGGTGAGCACTATCTCCTCGAAGTGGACAATCCCATGGTGGTGCCGGTGGGCAAGAAAGTGCGGCTGCTCCTCACCGCCAACGACGTCATCCATTCCTGGTGGGTGCCCGCCTTCGGTATCAAGCAGGATGCGATCCCGGGCTACATCAAGGATGCCTGGTTCAAGGCGGAAAACACCGGCATCTATCGCGGGGTGTGCGCCGAGCTTTGCGGCAAGGACCATGGCTTCATGCCCATCGTGGTCGAGGTGAAGACCCAGGAGGAATACGACAAATGGGTGATGGCGCAGAAAGCGGCCAAGGCGGCGGCGGTGGCCGATGCCAACAAGACCTATAGCCTGGACGAACTCAAGGCAGCAGGGGAGAAGGTGTACAAGACCCACTGCGCCGCTTGTCACCAGGCCGATGGCAAGGGGCTGCCCCCGACCTTCCCTGCGCTTGCCGGGTCCAAAATCGCCACGGGTGACAAGGCCGCCCACATCGATATCGTCATGAACGGCAAGGCCAACACCGCCATGGCTGCCTTCGGCAAACAACTTTCAGACGTGGAGCTTGCCGCCGTCATCACCTACGAGCGCAATGCCTTCGGCAATGCCACGGGTGATGTGGTGCAGCCCGCCGAGATCAAGGCTTTGCGCAAATAATCCGAGGAGGTCGAGAAATGGAAGCGACGTACGCACACGAACACGGCCATGCCCATCCCAGCGGCATCATGCGCTGGATCACCACCACCAATCACAAGGACATTGGCACCCTCTACCTGTGGTTCTCCTTCATCATGCTGCTGGTGGGCGGCGTCATGGCCCTCCTGATCCGCGCCGAGCTGTTCCAGCCTGGGCTGCAGGTGGTGGAACCGGAGGTATTCAACGCCCTGACCAGCCTGCACGGCCTCATCATGGTGTTCGGTGCCATCATGCCGGCCTTCGTCGGCTTCGCTAACTGGCAGGTGCCGATGATGATCGGCGCCCCCGATATGGCCTTTCCCCGGATGAACAACTGGTCCTTCTGGCTGCTGCCGGTGGCGGCGATCCTGCTCATCGCCCAGTGGTTCGTGCCGGGCGGGCCCTTTGCCGGCGGCTGGACCATGTATGCGCCGCTGTTCCTGCAGGGCGGGGTGTCCTACGACATGACCATCTTCGCCGTGCACATCCTCGGCATCTCCTCGATCATGGGCGCCATCAACATCATCACCACCATCCTCAACATGCGCGCCCCGGGTATGACCCTGATGAAGATGCCCCTTTTCGTGTGGACCTGGCTCATCACCGCCTATCTCCTCATCGCGGTGATGCCGGTGCTCGCTGGTGCGGTGACCATGCTGCTCACCGACCGCCATTTCGGCACCCACTTCTTCAACGCCGCGGGCGGCGGTGATCCGGTCCTGTTCCAGCACATCTTCTGGTTCTTCGGGCATCCGGAGGTGTACATCATGATCCTGCCGGCCTTCGGTATCATCTCCCAGGTCGTGCCGGCGTTTGCGCGCAAGCCCCTTTTCGGCTATGCCTCCATGGTGTATGCCACGGCTTCCATCGCCATCCTCTCCTTCATCGTCTGGGCGCACCACATGTTCACCGTCGGTATGCCCACCTCGGCGCAGCTCTTCTTCATGTACGCGACGATGCTGATTGCCGTGCCCACCGGCGTGAAGGTCTTCAATTGGGTGGCGACCATGTGGCGGGGTTCCATGACCTTCGAAACGCCCATGCTGTTCGCCGTGGGCTTCATCGCCCTGTTCACCATCGGCGGCTTCTCCGGTCTGGTCTGCGCCATCACGCCGGTGGACATTCAGGTGCAGGATACCTATTACGTGGTGGCCCATTTCCACTATGTCTTGGTGTCAGGCGCGCTGTTTGCCATCTTCGCCGGGGTCTATTTCTGGCTGCCCAAGTGGACCGGACACATGTATGACGAGAAGCTTGGCAAGCTCCACTTCTGGCTGTCCGTCATTTTCTTCAATGTGACCTTCTTCCCCATGCACTTCCTGGGGCTGGCCGGCATGCAGCGTCGTGTGCCGGATTACGCCCTGCAGTTTGCGGACTGGAACATGGTGGCGAGCATCGGGGCCTTCGGCTTCGGCCTGTCCCAGTTGATCTTCCTGGCGGTGGTGCTGAAGGCGATCAAGGGCGGGGTGAAGGCGGAGGCCAAGCCCTGGGAGGGGGCAGACACCCTGGAGTGGACCCATCTGCCTTCGCCGCCTCCGTACCACTCCTTCGAAACGCCGCCCGTCCTTAAATGAAGGGCTGAGGCAATGGGCGAGGGGCCAGGCCCCTCGCCGGGAAAGGGCAACCATGCAACCGGGCGAGAGGGGCAAGTACATCACGGCATTCATCCTGGCGGGTGTCGTGGTGCTCATTTATCTCTGGACCATCCATGCCTATGGCTGACGCGATGAGGGACGCCCGCGCACAGAACAAGACCACACTCATCCGGCTCATCGTGATCACGGTGGTCATGTTCGGCTTCGGCTTCATGCTGGTGCCCTTCTACAAAAAAATTTGCGAGGTGACGGGCATCGACCGGCAGCGTGTGGCGGTGAGTAATACCCAGGTGGACCCAAGCCGCCGTGTCACCATCGAATTCGACTCCAATGTGGGGAGCGGCTTGCCGTGGCGTTTCGAACCCCTCACCCCCCGCGTCACGGTGCATCCGGGGGAAATGAAACAGGTTGTCTTCCGCGTGGTGAACACCAGCAACCGCCCGGTGGTGGGACAGGCGGTGCCCGCCTACGCGCCGCCGCGGGCGGCGGGCTATTTCAAAAAAATCGAGTGCTTCTGCTTCAGCGAGCAGACGCTCAAACCCGGCGAGGAGCGGTTGATGCCGGTGCAGTTCGTGGTGCAGAACGATCTGCCAGAGGATGTGCACACCATCACCCTTTCCTACACCTTCTATGAGCGTGCCCCGCAGACGGCGGCGGCAGCCGGCAGCGGGGGCGGCGCGTGAACTCCCCGCGCACGCCGTGGCTGAAGGCGGCCAAGGCTGTGTTCTGGAGTTTTCTCGGCGTGCGGCGGCGCCAGGATTACGACGCCGACGCGGCGGGGCTTACACCGGGCCAGGTGATCGTCATGGGTCTGATCGGCGCCGCCCTGTTCGTGGCGCTGCTCCTGGGTGTGGTGTGGCTGGTGACCCATCTGGTCGCCTGAGGCAGGACAGGGGAAGCGTCGCGGGGAGTCTGGTTTCGAAGCGAATGCTGTGCCAATAATCCAAACGAGGAGGAACAAACATGAGTGAGCATCAAGGGGGAGGCTATTATCTGCCCCAGCCTTCGGGCTGGCCCATCGTCGGTTCGGTGGCGTTGCTGTTGTTCGCATCCGGCATGGTGCTGTGGGCGAACCGGCTGCCGGGAAGCTGGCTGGTGCTGGCGGGACTGGCGGTGCTCTTCTACATGATGTTCGGCTGGTTCGGCCGCGTCATCGATGAGTCCGAGGGGGGCAAATACAACGATCAGGTGGACCGTTCCTTCCGTTGGGGCATGACCTGGTTCATCTTCTCCGAGGTCATGTTCTTCGCCGCCTTCTTCGGCGCCCTCTTTTATCTGCGGGTGCTCGCCGTGCCATGGTTGGGTTCCGGGGAAACGGGGCAGATGCTGTGGCCGGGCTATACGCCCAGCTGGCCCACCGCCGGCCCCCTGGGTCCCACCCTGGCGGGGGTGAACCAGGCGGTGCCGCCCGGTTCCAACCAGTTTTCCAGCATGGGGGCGTGGGGGATTCCGGCCCTGAACACCCTGATCCTGCTGACCTCGGGGCTGACGGTGACCATTGCCCACTGGGGACTGAAAAAAAACAACCGCACCCAGCTCACCGTCTGGCTGTTCCTCACCATCTGCCTGGGCGCCTTGTTCCTTGGCCTGCAGGCTTATGAATACGTGCACGCCTATACGGAAATGGGGCTCACCCTCGGTGCCGGTGCCTATGGCGCCACCTTCTTCATGCTCACCGGTTTCCACGGGCTGCACGTGACCATCGGCACCATCATGCTCATCGTCATCTGGCTGCGGGCGCTGAAAGGCCATTTCACGCCGGAAAGACACTTCGCCTTCGAGGCGGTGTCGTGGTACTGGCACTTCGTGGACGTCGTCTGGCTGCTGCTCTTCGTCTTCGTTTACGCCCTGTGACGGCCAGGTTCGGCTGGACATAACTAGAACGACAAGGAGAAAGGGGACTCTGGCGCCGCAGTTCACCGCGGCGCCATTTTTGTTTCCTTGCCCGGCGGCGGGCACCGCAGGGTCCCGTCCTCAGGGTTTGGGGGGCAGCACGCCGAAATAGAAGCCCGCCATGAGCAACGCAAACAGGGTGATGGACACCCCGATGCGCACGCTCAAGGCCTTCACCGTCCGTTCTGTGCTACCTTTGTCCTTCAGCAGGAAGGCGAGGGCGGAAAAGAGGCTGGCGACGATGACGAGCAGAAACAGAACCACCAGGCTGCGATAGACGATGACGGACATGAACGACTCCCGATTCTGGGCGCGAGGGGGGAGGGAAGACAAAGCACGGGGATGCCCCCTTCCTTCTTGGGCCCGGCCGACCAAAGCAGGAGTTTAGATCAAGCTTTACGCCCCCGCCATGGCTGATCGATCCCGTTCGCTGCTCTGGCCCACCGTGGCGGCAGTCGTGCTCCTTGTCGTCACCATTGCGGCGGGCAAGTGGCAGCTGGACCGCGCCCAATACAAACGGGCGCTGCAGGCCAAAATCGATGCCGCGCTGGCAGCGCCCCCAGTTCTGCTCGATGGACGCCCCATTGCGCCCGAGGCGGTGGAGGGCCGTCGCGTGCGGGTGAAGGGACGTTTCGATGCCAACCACGGGATTTTTCTCGACAATCGCAGTTGGCAGGGGCGCCCGGCGTATGGGGTGCTCACCCCCCTTCTCATCGACGGTGCCGGCACGGCTGTCCTGATCGATCGTGGGCTTCTCCCCCGCGATTGGAAGACCACGTCATTGCCGGCGGTGCCCGTACCGCCGGCGCCGGTGGAAATCGAAGGGGTGGCGATGCAGCCACCGGGGAAATATCTGGAATTGTCGCGGCAGCAGGTGCAGGGCAGGCTCTGGCAGAACCTGGACCTGCCCCGCTATGCGGCGCAACTGCCTTACCCCCTGCTGCCCATCGTGGTGACCCAGCTCAACGATACCGGCGATGGCCTCCATCGGCATTGGGTGCGGCCGGATGCGGGGGTAGAAAAACATCTGGGTTATGCCTTTCAGTGGTTCGCCATGGCGGCGACCATCGTGGTGATTTACGGAGTGATGTATGCGCGACACCGCAGGGCAGCCAAACCGCACTAAGCTTCTCCTGGTGTTTGCCGTCTTCCTGGCGCCGGTGGCGGCGGCCTATCTCTTCTATTACGTCTGGCCGCCGCGGGGGGGCGTGACCAACTACGGCGAACTCATCGAGCCGGTGACGCTCCCCGCCGAGCTGCCCCTTTTTACCGCTGCCGGCGAGCCGTTTCCCCTGGGCAGGTTGCGGGGTAAATGGCTTCTCCTCTACCCCGCTCCTGCTGCCTGCGATGAAGTGTGTGCGCGGCGGCTGGACGGCCTGCGCCGGGTGCGTCTTGCCCAGGCAGGGGAGCAGGATCGCGTCCGGGTGATCTGGCTTCTGACCGACGCCAGTGCCGTGGCGCCCACCGCGCCGGGCTTTCCCGGCCTCATGATCCTGCGTGATGCCCGCGGGGAGCTCGTGGCGCGCCTGCCCGTCAAGGGGGGGTTGAGCGGCCATTTCTACATTGTCGATCCCCTGGGCAATGTGATGATGCGCTACGACCTCGACCCGGATCTCAAGCGCATGGCCAAGGATCTCACCCGGCTCCTCAAAGCCTCCCGAATCGGGTGATGGCGTGGGGATGAGCCCCGAAAGCCTGTTCCTCCTCGCCCTGTTCGGCCTCCTCGTGGCCCTGCCGGTGCTGGTCTATGTGGGCCGCCGGGGCGGTGATCCCTTGCCGCGGCTTGCCTGGGTCACCGCCTTTCTGGCGCTGGATCTCATCATGTTCGGCGCCTTCACCCGGCTCACCGATTCCGGCCTGGGGTGCCCGGACTGGCCCGGCTGCTACGGTCACTCCAATCCCCTTTCCGCGGGGGAGCACATCCGCGCCGCGGAAACGGCGATGCCCACCGGGCCGGTGACCCGGGTCAAGGCATGGATCGAGATGCTGCACCGCTATTTCGCCATGGGGGTGGGCGTGCTCATCATCGTGCTCATGGTGGGGGCCTGGCGGCGCCACCACCGTCAACCCCACCATTCGCCGTGGCTTGCCACGGTGATTTTTCTCGCCGTGTGTATCCAGGGGGCATTCGGGGCCTTCACCGTCACCTTGAAGCTGCAGCCCTTGATCGTCACCCTGCATCTTCTGGGCGGCATGACCCTTTTGGCGCTGCTTACCTGGCTTGCGCTGCGGGACAGTCCCCCGCCTGCGGCGAACGCACCCGTCAAGCTTCATGCCCGCCTGGCCCTGGGGGTGCTTTTTCTCCAGATCGCCCTGGGTGGCTGGGTGAGCACCAATTATGCGGTGCTCGCCTGTCCGGATTTTCCCCTCTGCCATGGTCAGTGGTGGCCGGCGGGAATGGATTTCCGCCATGCCTTCACCCTCTGGCGCCCCCTGGGGCAGACGGCGGAAGGTAATCTCATTCCCTTCGCTTCCCTCGTGGCCATCCATTGGGTGCATCGCAGTTTTGCCTATGGGGTGCTGCTGGTGTTGGGCAGCCTCGCCGTGCGTGCCTGGCGGCAGGCGGGGCTCAGCCGCTGGGCCAGGATTCTCGCCGCCCTCCTGGTGTTGCAGTTTTTCACCGGTCTTTCCAATGTGCTCCTGGCCTGGCCGCTGCCCCTTGCCCTGCTCCACAACGGCGGGGCCGCCGCGCTGGTCATGGTGCTGGTGGTGATAAACTTCGTCTTGAGCGAAACAGCCAGGCAGGCGCGCAACGCCGTGTCTGCCCCATGAACAACGGGGAGAGGAGCATGGCCACACTCGGCATCAACCAGGTGGCGTGTCGCTGTCAGCAGTTTTTTGCCCTGTGCAAGCCACGGGTGGTGGCGCTCATCGTCTTCACCGCGGTGATCGGCATGTTCCTCGCGGTGCCGGGCATGGTGCCTCTGCGCATTCTCCTCGCGGGCACCGTGGGCATTGCTCTGGTGGCGGGGGCGGCGGCGGCCTTCAACTGCCTCATCGAACAGAAGGTGGATGCCATCATGGCGCGCACGCGGGCGCGGCCTCTGCCCCGCGGCGAGGTGACGCCCCTGCAGACGCTGGTCTTCGCCGGCACGGTGGGGGGGCTTGGCCTGTTCATCCTCAATACCTACGTCAATGCGCTGACCATGTGGCTGACGCTGGCCACCTTCGTTGGCTATGCGGTGATCTACACCGTGGTGCTCAAGCCCCTGACGCCCCAGAACATCGTCATCGGCGGCGCCTCCGGGGCGATGCCGCCGGTGCTGGGCTGGGCGGCGGCCACTGGCGAAGTGAGCGCCGATGCGCTGCTCCTCTTCCTCATCATCTTCGCCTGGACGCCGCCCCATTTCTGGGCCCTGGCCTTGTACCGGCGCGACGAATACGCCAAGGCGGGCATGCCCATGTTGCCGGTGACCCATGGGGAAGCCTTCACCCGCCTGCACGTGCTGCTCTACACGTTCATTCTCACCGCCTGCACCCTGCTGCCCGTGGCCACGGGCATGAGCGGCCTCATCTATCTCGCCGGCGCCCTCGTCCTCGACGGGATCTTTCTCTGGCTGGGCTTCCGCCTCTACCGCGCCTACAGCGATGCCTTGGCCCGCCGGACCTTCGCCTATTCCATCCTCTACCTCGCCCTGTTGTTCGCCTTCCTGCTGGTGGACCACCACTGGCATCTGCCCCTTGCGCACCTCGCTTGAAGTCGGGGGTGCGCGGCCGTCATATTTAGGATAAACTTCTCCCCATAGACGTTTATCGACGGCCATGATTCTCTCCCGCACCAGCCAGTACGCGATCCAGGCGCTGATCTTCATCGCCACCCAACCCAAGGGCCAGCCCGTGCTTAACCGGGAGATCGCCAGCCATCTCAACGTGCCGCCGGCTTATCTGGCGAAGATCATGCAAAGTCTCTGCAAGGGCAACTTGTTGTATTCCTTTCGTGGCCGTCTGGGGGGGTTTTGTCTGCGCGAAGGTGCGGAAAAGACCGACCTCATGCAGGTGCTGGCCATCACCGAAGGTCCCGGCTTTGCCCAGGACTGCGTGCTGGGCCTCAAAGTCTGCTCCGACGCCACGGCTTGCCCCATGCACGCCAAGTGGCAACCCATCAAGAAAAAAGTCATCGCCCTCCTTCAGGAGCAGACCCTGGAGAAACTGGCCCGGGCGGTGCAGACCGGCAAGTATCGTCTGGCCGATCTCCCCGGCGGTGTGCTTTCCCCCCAGCGCGTGGAGCGCGAGCCCGCTTGAGGGTAAGCGGCCCGGCGCATGCGCACCGACGCGAGCCTTTCCGCTACGCAAGCCGAAATCCTGAGCGGAGCTGACCGGCTCGACTGCCGGGGAGCCTGGACGCTGACGGGCATCGGCGGGCTGCACAGGCGCCTCGACGAGCTTCCCTGGCCTGCCTCGCGAGCGGTGAGTGTCCACTGTGCAGGGATCACGGCCCTCGATACCGCCGGGGCGTGGCTTTTGGCCGAGCTGGCCCGCCGCATCGAGAGCCGGGGCGGAGAGGTGCGTTTCCTCGGTCTATCGGCCGAGCATGAGATTCTTTTGCGCCTGGTGCGAAGCCGCGCGGCGAAACCTCTGCCACCGGCGCCACCTGCGCCGGGGGTGTTGGCCCGGCTGGGTATGGAGGTGGTGGCGCACCTTGCCGAGGCGAGGGGGATGCTGGCTTTCCTAGGCGAGGCAACGGTCACGCTGCTTAAGGGACTGCTTCATCCTGCGCGCTGGCGGGGGCGACATCTCATGCATCACCTCCAGCACACCGGCCTCGATGCCTTACCCATCCTAGGCCTCCTTTCCTTTCTCGTGGGGACGGTGATCGCCTACCAGGCGGCGAGCCAGCTTGCCCGTTACGGCGCGAATATCTTCGTCGTCGATCTCATCGCCCATTCCCTCCTGCGGGAACTGGCGCCGATGCTGGTGGCCGTCGTCGTCGCCGGCCGCTCCGGTTCCGCCTTCGCCGCACAAATCGGCACCATGAAGGTGGCCGAGGAAATCGATGCGCTGCGCACCCTGGGCGTCTCACCCCAGGAGATGCTGGTGTTGCCGCGCATGCTGGCGCTCTTGGTGGTCATGCCGCTGCTGACGGTTTATGCGGAGGTGCTGGGCGTGCTGGGGGGGTTCATCATCGCCTGGAGCCAACTGGGTGTGGATGCGATGAGCTTTCTCGACCGTTTCGACGACACCATTCGCCTTTCCACCTTCCTTTTCGGCATCGGCAAGGCGCCGGTCTTTGCCGTCATCATCGCCCTCGTCGGCTGCTATCAGGGCTTTTCCGCTAGCGGCAGCGCGGACAGCGTGGGCAGGCACACGACGCGTTCGGTGGTGCAGGCCATTTTCCTCGTCATCATCGTCGATGCCATTTTCTCGGTGCTGGCGAGTGTGACCCGCCTGGGGTTCCGTTGACATGAAAAGTGATTTCGCCGTCGAGGTGGAAGGGGTGGTGACCCATCTGGGTGGCGCCCGCATCCATGATGGCATCGAGTTTGCGGTGCGCCCCGGTGAAGTGTTCGCCATTGCCGGTCCCAGCGGTTGTGGCAAGTCCACGCTGCTCAAGGAAATGGTCATGCTGCTCACCCCCGACGCAGGGCGCATCCGCGTTCTGGGGCAGGACCTCGCCCGCCTGACGGAGGCCGAAGCGCAGTCCCTGCGCCGGCGCTGGGGCGTGATGTTCCAGGGCGGCGCCCTTTTCTCCGGTCTGACCGTCCTGGAAAACGTGGAATTGCCGCTGCGGGAACACACCAAGCTGACGGCGGCGGAAATCCGCGAGCTCGCCCGCATCAAGATCGCCCTTGCCGACCTGCCGCAAGACAGCGCGCACAAATATCCCCGGGAGCTGTCGGGTGGCCTGCGCAAGCGGGCCGCACTCGCCCGCGCCATCAGCCTCGACCCGGAGCTTCTCTTTCTCGATGAGCCCTCGGCGGGTCTCGATCCCGTCGCCGCCAGTGCCTTGGATGAGCTCATCCTTGGCTTGAAGGAGTCGCTGAAACTCACCATCATTGTGGTCACCCACGATCTGGATCTGCTCTGGCGTGTCACCGACCGGGTGGCCATCCTGGGCGAAGGGCGCGTCGTGGGGATCGGCAGCATGGCGCAACTTTCCCGCTCGGCGCATCCCCAGGTGCGGGAATATTTCCACGGGCCGCGGGGGCGGATTGTCCGCCCGGCTGGCGGCTAGTTGAGGTCATGGAATCCCGTTTCAGCTACACCCTGGTGGGCCTTTTCGTCGTGGTCTTGGCAGCGGTGGCGATCGGCATCGCCTTCTGGCTCTATGCCGGCGGGCCGGAGGCATACCGCCAGCGCCTCTATTACGCCTACTTCGACGAATCCGTGGCGGGCCTCAACGTGAATGCGCCGGTGCGCTTCAAGGGGGTGGTCGTCGGCCGGGTGGTGGAAGTGGGTCTCGCGCCCGATGGTTCTGGTCGGGTGCGGCTTGCCCTGTCGGTGGAGGAGAAGGCCCCCATCCGCGCCGACACCGTGGCCACGCTGCGCATGCAGGGGCTCACCGGCCTGGTGCAGGTGGAGCTGTCCGGCGGCTCACCGGCGAGTCCCCCCCTGTTGCCGCCGCCGGGGGAGAAGGTGCCGGTCATTCCCACGCGGCCCTCCCTCGTCAGCCGCCTGGATACCGCGGTCACCACGGTGCTTGCCAATCTCAACCGCAGCGCGGAGAACCTCAACGCTCTGACCGATGAGGAGACCCGGCGCAGCCTGCGGGCGATCCTCGCCAATGTGGAGACCAGCACCCGGCTGCTTGCCCAGCAACTGCCCCTGGTGGACACCACCCTGCGCAACACGGCGCAGGCGAGCCACGAGGTGAGCCGGCTCGCCCACCGGCTGCAGGAGACTGCCGGCACGGTGGACCGCCTGGCGGAGGAAATCGCCCGTGCCGGCCGCGCCACCACGGGCGCGGCGGGGCAAGTGGAGACGCAACTGGCGCAAGTGGGGGCGCAGACCCTTCCCGAACTCAATGCTCTCCTCATGGACATGCGGGAGTTGGCGGCCACCCTGCGCCGGGCGGGCGAACGCCTGGAGCGGGAACCCGCTGGGCTGCTTTGGGGACGGCCCGGACCCCCTCCAGGACCAGGGGAATAGGATGCGGGATAAAACACACTCCTTTGCGCTTTGGCGGCTTGTGCCTGCTTGTCTGCTGCTCCCCCTTTTCCTGACGGGCTGTTTCGGCCCGCCGCGGGCGGAGGAGGTGAAGACCTACCTGCTGGATGCCAACTTCCCACCCGCGGCGGTGCGCAGGGGCGTGGTCCTGCTGGTGGCACCCCCTCGTGCCAGCCCCGGTTACGATACTGCCGCCATGGTCTATGGGCGGGGGCCGCAGGAGCTCAACCATTTTGCCCGTCATCGCTGGGCGGATGCGCCCGCCCGCATGCTCGCCCCCCTCATCGTGCAGGCCCTTGAGGGAAGCGGCGGTTTTGCCGCCGTGGTGACCCCGCCCACGGCCGCCCGCGCGGGTCTGCGCCTGGATACCGAAGTCGTGCGCCTGCGTCAGGATTTCGGCCGCCTGCCGAGCCGCGTGGAGTTCGTCCTGCGCGCCCAGCTCACCGACCTGGCCTCGGGCGGGGTGGTGGCCTCGCGCACCTTTTCGGCAACCGTGGAAAGCGAACGGGACACGCCGGAGGCCGGGGCGCTGGCCGCCAACCGCGCCGTGAAGACGGTGCTTGATGAGCTTGCCGCGTGGGCGGC contains:
- a CDS encoding cytochrome c oxidase assembly protein, which produces MADAMRDARAQNKTTLIRLIVITVVMFGFGFMLVPFYKKICEVTGIDRQRVAVSNTQVDPSRRVTIEFDSNVGSGLPWRFEPLTPRVTVHPGEMKQVVFRVVNTSNRPVVGQAVPAYAPPRAAGYFKKIECFCFSEQTLKPGEERLMPVQFVVQNDLPEDVHTITLSYTFYERAPQTAAAAGSGGGA
- the ctaD gene encoding cytochrome c oxidase subunit I, whose amino-acid sequence is MEATYAHEHGHAHPSGIMRWITTTNHKDIGTLYLWFSFIMLLVGGVMALLIRAELFQPGLQVVEPEVFNALTSLHGLIMVFGAIMPAFVGFANWQVPMMIGAPDMAFPRMNNWSFWLLPVAAILLIAQWFVPGGPFAGGWTMYAPLFLQGGVSYDMTIFAVHILGISSIMGAINIITTILNMRAPGMTLMKMPLFVWTWLITAYLLIAVMPVLAGAVTMLLTDRHFGTHFFNAAGGGDPVLFQHIFWFFGHPEVYIMILPAFGIISQVVPAFARKPLFGYASMVYATASIAILSFIVWAHHMFTVGMPTSAQLFFMYATMLIAVPTGVKVFNWVATMWRGSMTFETPMLFAVGFIALFTIGGFSGLVCAITPVDIQVQDTYYVVAHFHYVLVSGALFAIFAGVYFWLPKWTGHMYDEKLGKLHFWLSVIFFNVTFFPMHFLGLAGMQRRVPDYALQFADWNMVASIGAFGFGLSQLIFLAVVLKAIKGGVKAEAKPWEGADTLEWTHLPSPPPYHSFETPPVLK
- a CDS encoding twin transmembrane helix small protein codes for the protein MSVIVYRSLVVLFLLVIVASLFSALAFLLKDKGSTERTVKALSVRIGVSITLFALLMAGFYFGVLPPKP
- a CDS encoding cytochrome C oxidase subunit I, with protein sequence MRDTAGQPNRTKLLLVFAVFLAPVAAAYLFYYVWPPRGGVTNYGELIEPVTLPAELPLFTAAGEPFPLGRLRGKWLLLYPAPAACDEVCARRLDGLRRVRLAQAGEQDRVRVIWLLTDASAVAPTAPGFPGLMILRDARGELVARLPVKGGLSGHFYIVDPLGNVMMRYDLDPDLKRMAKDLTRLLKASRIG
- a CDS encoding DUF2970 domain-containing protein, with translation MNSPRTPWLKAAKAVFWSFLGVRRRQDYDADAAGLTPGQVIVMGLIGAALFVALLLGVVWLVTHLVA
- the coxB gene encoding cytochrome c oxidase subunit II, with the translated sequence MTRKSRGLAVRLFTAFMTLSAAAAAWAAESKYNLPTPQSQVAREIYDLHLLILWVCVGIFIVVFGAMFYSLWKHRKAAGHQAAHFHENTKLEVVWTIIPFIILVGMAIPSTKTVLNMRDASSPDMTIKVTGYQWKWEYEYPVEGIRFLSTLATPREQITNQAAKGEHYLLEVDNPMVVPVGKKVRLLLTANDVIHSWWVPAFGIKQDAIPGYIKDAWFKAENTGIYRGVCAELCGKDHGFMPIVVEVKTQEEYDKWVMAQKAAKAAAVADANKTYSLDELKAAGEKVYKTHCAACHQADGKGLPPTFPALAGSKIATGDKAAHIDIVMNGKANTAMAAFGKQLSDVELAAVITYERNAFGNATGDVVQPAEIKALRK
- a CDS encoding cytochrome c oxidase subunit 3, whose translation is MSEHQGGGYYLPQPSGWPIVGSVALLLFASGMVLWANRLPGSWLVLAGLAVLFYMMFGWFGRVIDESEGGKYNDQVDRSFRWGMTWFIFSEVMFFAAFFGALFYLRVLAVPWLGSGETGQMLWPGYTPSWPTAGPLGPTLAGVNQAVPPGSNQFSSMGAWGIPALNTLILLTSGLTVTIAHWGLKKNNRTQLTVWLFLTICLGALFLGLQAYEYVHAYTEMGLTLGAGAYGATFFMLTGFHGLHVTIGTIMLIVIWLRALKGHFTPERHFAFEAVSWYWHFVDVVWLLLFVFVYAL
- a CDS encoding DUF2244 domain-containing protein; this translates as MEGTQLATGADRTVLVRPNCSLSPLGRRCFLFLIAGVTFAVAAGFAWFGAWPVLPFAGLEVGVLAWAFREVERHADDYEKISFLGDRVLVERRDGGRVFRHQFNRHWARLLPDGGALKLRSHGREVELGRRLAPEVRQSLLVELRKHFNN
- a CDS encoding SURF1 family protein; its protein translation is MADRSRSLLWPTVAAVVLLVVTIAAGKWQLDRAQYKRALQAKIDAALAAPPVLLDGRPIAPEAVEGRRVRVKGRFDANHGIFLDNRSWQGRPAYGVLTPLLIDGAGTAVLIDRGLLPRDWKTTSLPAVPVPPAPVEIEGVAMQPPGKYLELSRQQVQGRLWQNLDLPRYAAQLPYPLLPIVVTQLNDTGDGLHRHWVRPDAGVEKHLGYAFQWFAMAATIVVIYGVMYARHRRAAKPH